One stretch of Myxococcales bacterium DNA includes these proteins:
- a CDS encoding NAD(P)/FAD-dependent oxidoreductase: protein MARVPAPYDVLIAGAGPAGVIGALSAARAGLRVLLIEARAEVDTGHTCLVEVECGVFARCDVPAPSDDELIFVQKGSYLLTPAGFPALVVMGHPLHSFQLRRVLRRFLGYAKAAGVEMLFEQTAAPLVEGDRVAGVVLRDRRGREREIRARLVVDATGHAAALLSRLPERLGLDFVDRPEDHVLAQSRLYRLDRERAAAAAAQGRFFDGYSHHQIGTQGAYSTLGYFVSVERGVAFLLSGIQEPYTPPSNDEVLDQLADRLGFLTDEVFRGGNPIRIHRAGARLVADGFAAIGEAASMVIPSHASGIASGMLAGHSLARHAAEILRDGGAATTANLWPWLAAYQRGRGAVLATYDANRRFLQTFDPERDIEPLMRYGIMQPEDMAHTLTAEPLSISPATLPQRLWGMRKAPLTGLRFLASGPKTLLVHRHWLDFPREWNERSFADWKKLADRLLP from the coding sequence ATGGCTCGCGTTCCCGCTCCTTACGACGTGTTGATCGCCGGCGCCGGACCCGCCGGCGTGATCGGTGCCCTGTCCGCCGCCCGGGCCGGCCTGCGCGTTCTGTTAATCGAGGCCAGGGCGGAGGTCGACACCGGCCATACCTGTCTGGTCGAGGTTGAGTGCGGCGTGTTCGCCCGTTGCGACGTGCCCGCGCCGAGCGACGACGAACTCATTTTCGTGCAAAAAGGCTCCTACCTGCTGACCCCGGCTGGTTTTCCAGCGCTGGTGGTCATGGGGCATCCGCTGCATTCCTTTCAACTCCGCCGCGTCCTGCGGCGCTTTCTCGGTTATGCGAAGGCCGCCGGCGTGGAAATGTTGTTCGAACAGACGGCCGCGCCGCTGGTCGAGGGCGACCGCGTCGCCGGTGTCGTCTTGCGCGATCGGCGCGGCCGCGAACGCGAAATCCGCGCCCGGCTGGTGGTGGACGCGACCGGCCACGCGGCGGCGCTGCTCTCCCGCCTGCCCGAACGGCTGGGCCTGGATTTCGTCGACCGGCCGGAGGATCACGTGCTGGCGCAAAGCCGCCTGTATCGCCTCGATCGCGAGCGCGCGGCGGCCGCGGCGGCGCAGGGCCGGTTCTTCGACGGCTATTCGCACCACCAGATCGGCACGCAGGGCGCCTACAGTACGCTGGGCTATTTCGTTTCGGTCGAACGCGGGGTCGCGTTTCTGCTCAGCGGCATTCAGGAACCGTACACGCCGCCGAGCAACGACGAGGTATTGGATCAACTGGCGGACCGGTTGGGGTTCCTGACCGACGAGGTGTTTCGCGGCGGCAACCCGATCCGCATTCATCGCGCCGGCGCGCGGCTGGTGGCCGACGGGTTCGCGGCGATCGGCGAAGCGGCCAGCATGGTCATTCCGTCGCATGCCAGCGGCATCGCCTCGGGCATGCTGGCCGGGCACTCGCTGGCCCGGCACGCCGCCGAAATCCTGCGCGACGGCGGTGCCGCCACGACCGCAAATCTCTGGCCGTGGCTGGCTGCCTATCAACGCGGGCGCGGCGCGGTGCTGGCCACTTACGACGCCAACCGCCGCTTTCTGCAAACCTTCGACCCGGAGCGCGACATCGAGCCGCTGATGCGCTACGGCATCATGCAGCCGGAAGACATGGCCCACACCCTGACCGCCGAGCCGCTGTCGATCAGCCCGGCGACGTTGCCGCAAAGGCTGTGGGGCATGCGCAAGGCGCCGCTCACCGGCCTGCGCTTCCTCGCCAGCGGCCCGAAGACCCTGCTGGTCCACCGCCACTGGCTCGATTTCCCCCGCGAATGGAACGAGCGTTCCTTCGCCGACTGGAAAAAACTGGCCGACCGGCTGCTGCCTTAA
- a CDS encoding glycoside hydrolase family 5 protein: MRERKILSVLLPVLLFTFGFCLLACDDTADSAADSKPISDDDDNDDNDNNDNDDNDDNDNDDNDDTTPLPPPTVKTLSWITVKDRRLVDEYGRHWLPNGINARVAGLFDGNDYWSQAVAEYTDWDAAAMVRDGYSLFRLPINWSGIEPIEGEIDEAYLQKIDQVVAWAGDAGLYVLIDFHQDKYSKYIGDDGAPLWAHYPPYVPGDDKVDISWRLALAVFAFFTDYQNLQERWLPAWQVVVARYAALPQVIGFEPYNEPESILPDWLYEFYYKAASGLRAIDTRHTLWLEPDVLRNNLLWAPLRREPFPDDNLVYEPHLYPNFIGMNYETVDEWLEAITPTYDRALTEAASWGNAATVVGEWGTHPGDAYAPAYFAATRRLADERGIGLAFWVWKEKSSGNWGLFDYDPDTDTWTQRTGPGMDELLRPTILAVPGRLIAQTWDAETGELTVEFAAAGGEGPPLVYLPEGVFPDGFTADLNGESLSLTVDDETRRALVPWDGQAGEFTLTIRATD; this comes from the coding sequence ATGCGCGAAAGAAAAATATTGTCGGTGCTGTTGCCGGTCCTGCTTTTTACTTTCGGCTTCTGCCTGCTGGCCTGCGACGACACGGCCGATTCCGCAGCCGATTCGAAACCGATTTCGGACGACGACGACAATGATGACAATGATAACAACGACAACGACGACAACGACGACAACGATAACGATGACAACGACGACACCACGCCGCTGCCGCCGCCGACCGTCAAAACGCTGAGCTGGATCACCGTGAAGGACAGGCGGCTGGTCGACGAGTACGGCCGGCACTGGCTGCCGAACGGTATCAACGCCCGCGTCGCGGGCTTGTTCGACGGCAACGATTATTGGAGCCAGGCGGTCGCCGAATACACCGATTGGGACGCGGCGGCGATGGTCCGCGACGGTTACAGTCTCTTTCGCCTGCCGATCAACTGGAGCGGCATCGAGCCGATCGAGGGCGAAATCGACGAGGCGTATCTGCAAAAAATCGACCAGGTGGTGGCCTGGGCGGGCGACGCCGGCCTGTACGTGCTGATCGACTTTCACCAGGACAAATACTCGAAGTACATCGGCGATGACGGCGCACCGCTGTGGGCGCACTACCCGCCCTACGTGCCGGGCGACGACAAGGTCGATATCTCGTGGCGGCTGGCGCTGGCGGTGTTCGCGTTTTTCACCGATTACCAGAACCTGCAGGAACGTTGGCTGCCCGCGTGGCAGGTGGTCGTCGCCCGCTACGCCGCGCTGCCGCAGGTGATCGGCTTCGAGCCCTACAACGAGCCGGAATCGATTTTGCCCGACTGGCTCTACGAATTTTATTACAAGGCGGCCAGCGGCCTGCGCGCTATCGACACCCGGCACACGCTCTGGCTGGAACCCGATGTGTTGCGCAACAACCTGCTGTGGGCGCCGCTGCGCCGCGAACCGTTTCCCGACGACAACCTCGTCTACGAACCGCACCTGTACCCGAATTTCATCGGCATGAATTACGAAACCGTCGACGAATGGCTCGAAGCCATCACCCCGACCTACGACCGGGCGCTCACCGAAGCCGCGTCGTGGGGCAATGCCGCGACGGTCGTCGGCGAGTGGGGCACGCATCCGGGCGACGCGTACGCGCCGGCGTATTTCGCCGCGACGCGGCGGTTGGCTGACGAGCGCGGCATCGGCCTGGCGTTCTGGGTCTGGAAGGAAAAAAGCAGCGGCAACTGGGGCCTGTTCGATTACGATCCGGACACCGACACCTGGACCCAACGCACCGGCCCGGGCATGGACGAGCTGCTGCGGCCGACGATCCTGGCCGTGCCGGGTCGCCTGATCGCCCAGACCTGGGACGCGGAAACCGGCGAACTGACCGTCGAGTTCGCGGCCGCCGGCGGGGAGGGCCCGCCGCTCGTCTACTTGCCGGAAGGCGTTTTCCCGGACGGCTTCACCGCCGATTTAAACGGCGAAAGCCTTTCCCTGACGGTCGATGACGAAACCCGCCGCGCCCTGGTACCCTGGGATGGCCAGGCGGGGGAATTCACCCTGACGATCCGAGCGACGGACTGA
- a CDS encoding type II toxin-antitoxin system Phd/YefM family antitoxin — translation MTISATELRANLYRLLDRVVQTGEPIEINRGGKIIRLVLEKPADKMNRLEPRTGYLQCDPDELVHLDWSDQWKP, via the coding sequence GTGACGATCTCGGCGACCGAATTGCGAGCCAATCTGTACCGGTTGTTGGACCGCGTCGTTCAAACGGGCGAACCGATCGAAATCAACCGGGGTGGGAAGATCATTCGCCTCGTTTTGGAAAAGCCGGCGGATAAAATGAACCGGTTGGAACCGCGGACCGGCTACCTGCAGTGCGACCCGGATGAACTCGTGCATCTGGATTGGTCCGATCAATGGAAACCCTGA
- a CDS encoding type II toxin-antitoxin system VapC family toxin, with amino-acid sequence METLIHLDTHVVAWLYSGDRARLRPVWRTLGKSELAISPAVLLELQYLYEIGRVAAPAETVRQDLVERIGLCLAATAFPQVVGEALRQSWTRDPFDRLIVAQAIVEKRRLLTADENIQKHCHAAYWR; translated from the coding sequence ATGGAAACCCTGATCCATCTCGATACGCATGTCGTGGCCTGGCTTTATAGCGGTGACCGGGCGAGGCTGCGGCCGGTCTGGCGAACGCTCGGCAAGTCGGAATTGGCGATCTCGCCGGCCGTGCTGCTGGAACTGCAATATCTCTATGAAATCGGCCGGGTCGCCGCGCCGGCGGAAACGGTCCGCCAGGATCTGGTCGAACGAATTGGGCTTTGTCTGGCCGCTACCGCTTTTCCGCAAGTCGTCGGGGAAGCGCTGCGGCAGTCATGGACCCGCGATCCGTTTGATCGTCTCATCGTCGCCCAGGCGATCGTTGAAAAACGCCGCCTGCTGACCGCCGACGAGAACATCCAAAAGCACTGTCACGCGGCATATTGGCGATAG
- a CDS encoding sodium:proton exchanger, which translates to MDLWVILSEMLLLLGAAFVLGAAAERLRQSAIIGYLLAGSLLGPFLFNTEAVSGIAELGVSLLLFSLGLEFSLRRLRSLGPVAFGGGAVQVVGTLAVFAGVAALFRSGPEALVIGAMAALSSTAVVLRVIADRGETDSVRGRNALGILLLQDMAVVPLVLLVTMLGTSGGEAGVIRQLGQAVAAAVVLAVVFYLLFYHLVPRLLFAGEMQRTRELVILLTILAALGSAWGAHALGLSPALGAFIAGMLLGESPFASQMNADIGTLKTLCVTLFFASIGMLAKPAFLFWHLPLVLAVVAIVLALKTLAAYGALRLFRQSRLISLATAISLAQIGEFSFVLATTAQREGILQGELFDLLVAVTIVTLFITPYLVAYARPLAERLLRRRANAGETEAAADPDVARVLIVGFGPAGQSVAAALRKHEIRPAIVDQNPRTVLVAREQGLPAFLGDAGHGDVLLHAGVRRAEIVAVTVPNPQTSRQIIESVRALAGPKKVVARARYHVLRWEPEIAGATVVVDEEEQVGLKLAEEVERLLPEMEPRSPED; encoded by the coding sequence ATGGATTTGTGGGTCATTCTGTCGGAAATGCTGCTCTTGCTCGGCGCGGCCTTCGTATTGGGGGCGGCGGCCGAGCGCCTGCGGCAAAGCGCAATCATCGGTTACCTGCTGGCCGGTTCGCTGCTCGGACCGTTTCTGTTCAATACCGAAGCGGTGTCGGGCATCGCCGAACTGGGCGTGTCGCTGCTGCTGTTTTCGCTCGGCCTCGAGTTTTCGCTGCGGCGCCTGCGCAGCCTGGGGCCGGTGGCGTTCGGCGGCGGCGCGGTGCAGGTGGTGGGCACGTTGGCGGTATTCGCGGGCGTAGCGGCGCTGTTTCGTTCGGGACCGGAAGCGCTGGTGATCGGCGCCATGGCGGCCTTGAGTTCGACGGCCGTGGTGCTGCGGGTCATCGCCGACCGTGGCGAAACCGATTCGGTGCGCGGCCGCAACGCCCTGGGCATCTTGCTGCTTCAGGACATGGCGGTCGTGCCGCTGGTGTTGTTGGTCACCATGCTGGGCACGAGCGGCGGCGAAGCCGGCGTGATCCGGCAACTCGGGCAGGCCGTCGCGGCGGCGGTCGTCCTGGCGGTGGTTTTTTACCTGTTGTTCTATCACCTGGTGCCGCGACTGCTGTTCGCCGGCGAGATGCAGCGGACCCGCGAACTGGTGATTCTGCTGACGATCCTGGCGGCGCTCGGTTCGGCCTGGGGCGCGCACGCCCTGGGGCTCTCGCCGGCGCTCGGCGCTTTCATCGCCGGCATGTTGCTGGGCGAATCGCCTTTCGCCTCGCAGATGAACGCCGATATCGGCACCCTCAAAACCCTGTGCGTCACGCTGTTTTTCGCCTCCATCGGCATGCTCGCCAAACCCGCGTTTTTGTTCTGGCATCTGCCGTTGGTGCTCGCCGTCGTGGCGATCGTGCTCGCGCTCAAAACGCTGGCCGCCTACGGGGCGCTGCGCCTCTTCCGCCAAAGCCGCCTGATTTCGCTGGCCACCGCGATCTCGCTGGCGCAGATCGGCGAATTCTCGTTCGTCCTGGCGACCACGGCGCAGCGCGAGGGAATCCTGCAGGGCGAGCTGTTCGATCTGCTGGTGGCCGTGACGATCGTCACCCTGTTCATCACCCCCTACCTCGTGGCGTACGCCCGACCGCTGGCCGAACGGCTGCTGCGCCGCCGGGCGAACGCCGGCGAGACGGAAGCGGCGGCGGATCCCGACGTGGCGCGGGTGTTGATCGTCGGTTTCGGTCCCGCGGGCCAGAGCGTCGCCGCGGCTTTGCGAAAGCACGAGATCCGTCCGGCGATCGTCGATCAGAATCCGCGCACGGTGCTGGTGGCCCGCGAGCAGGGTCTGCCGGCGTTTCTCGGCGACGCCGGCCACGGCGACGTGTTGTTGCACGCGGGGGTGCGGCGCGCCGAGATCGTCGCGGTGACTGTGCCCAATCCGCAAACGTCGCGCCAGATCATCGAATCGGTGCGCGCCCTGGCCGGCCCGAAAAAGGTCGTGGCGCGCGCCCGGTATCACGTTCTGCGCTGGGAGCCGGAAATCGCCGGCGCGACGGTCGTGGTCGACGAGGAAGAGCAAGTCGGCCTGAAGCTGGCCGAGGAAGTCGAACGGCTTTTACCGGAAATGGAACCGCGCTCGCCGGAGGATTGA
- the corA gene encoding magnesium/cobalt transporter CorA, with amino-acid sequence MTEPPNPNELDLEHLDSEAELFEEDSEPAPPPPMRGSPLSTSIHLVAYGPDEFVEKLIVDPALIGNYLGKYPVTWVHVTGLYNLRVVQQLGDLFHLHHLVVEDVLHTAQRIKAEEYDTGRFIVARALSSAHRVETHQLSFFIGADFLLTFEERSSPHAAEVRDRLRAGRGKARKSGPDFLAYCLLDTVIDFYFPVLDGYGERLQRLEGKLLDKARVGFYTQIHRRKLELLTLRRAVRPLDEAIRSLLREKDELITPETQDHLRDCQDHTLKIVELTDTYRDIAQSLMDLYFFSLSHQMNEVMKVLTMIATIFIPLSFVAGIYGMNFNTAVSPLNMPELNWFFGYPFAMAIMIAVAVGMLYYFKTKGWLGTPRKPKRKIARKTPLPPAPRRRTG; translated from the coding sequence ATGACCGAACCACCCAATCCGAATGAACTCGATCTCGAACATCTCGACTCCGAAGCCGAATTGTTCGAGGAGGACTCCGAACCCGCGCCGCCGCCGCCGATGCGCGGCAGCCCGTTATCGACTTCCATCCATCTGGTCGCGTACGGCCCCGACGAATTCGTCGAAAAACTGATCGTCGATCCGGCGCTGATCGGCAACTACCTGGGGAAATACCCGGTGACCTGGGTTCACGTCACCGGCCTCTACAACCTGCGCGTGGTCCAGCAACTGGGCGACCTGTTCCATCTGCACCACCTCGTGGTCGAGGACGTGCTGCACACCGCGCAGCGGATCAAGGCCGAGGAATACGACACGGGGCGATTCATCGTCGCGCGTGCGCTGTCCAGCGCCCACCGGGTTGAAACGCATCAGCTCAGCTTTTTCATCGGCGCCGACTTTCTGCTGACCTTCGAGGAACGGTCCTCGCCCCACGCCGCCGAAGTGCGCGACCGGTTGCGGGCCGGCCGCGGCAAGGCGCGTAAATCCGGCCCTGATTTCCTGGCTTACTGCCTGCTGGATACGGTCATCGACTTCTACTTCCCGGTGCTCGACGGCTACGGCGAGCGGCTGCAACGGCTCGAGGGCAAGCTGCTGGACAAGGCGCGCGTCGGTTTTTACACCCAGATCCACCGGCGCAAGCTGGAATTGCTCACCCTGCGCCGGGCCGTCCGCCCGCTGGACGAGGCCATCCGCTCCCTGCTGCGGGAAAAAGACGAACTGATCACGCCCGAAACGCAAGACCACCTGCGCGACTGCCAGGATCACACGCTGAAAATCGTCGAACTCACCGATACCTACCGCGACATCGCGCAGAGTCTGATGGACCTGTATTTCTTCTCGCTCAGCCACCAGATGAACGAAGTGATGAAGGTGCTGACGATGATCGCGACGATCTTCATCCCGTTGTCGTTCGTCGCCGGCATTTACGGCATGAATTTCAATACCGCGGTTTCGCCGCTGAACATGCCGGAGCTTAATTGGTTTTTCGGCTATCCGTTCGCCATGGCGATCATGATCGCCGTGGCCGTCGGCATGCTTTATTACTTCAAAACCAAGGGCTGGTTGGGAACGCCCCGGAAACCGAAGCGGAAAATCGCCCGCAAAACGCCGCTGCCGCCGGCGCCGCGCCGCCGTACCGGCTAA
- a CDS encoding aminotransferase class V-fold PLP-dependent enzyme produces MNRLANSAGEPARHWLLDPEVLFLNHGSFGACPAAVLDRQQELRRLMEREPLVFLDREYYGRLDEARTALAAFVGASPANLAFVPNATAGVNAVVRSLRFRPGDELLVTDQAYNACKNALHYVARRDGATVVVAPLPFPVAGPAVVRDAVLAKVTGRTRLALIDHITSPTAIILPVAELVAELGRRGVDTLVDGAHAPGMVPLALEALGAAYYTGNCHKWLCAPKGAAFLHVRADRQQDLHPLTISHGYNAPVGDGERFQVEFAWTGTFDPTPYLCVPEAIRFLERLAPGGWPEIMERNHRLAVAGRRILTAALGIPAPCPEEMLGSMAALPLPDSPEEISPDFRRVPPLQEKLFARYGIEIPIIPWPAPPRRLIRLSAQLYNTEEQYHRLAAAVGELLSAEAR; encoded by the coding sequence ATGAACCGACTAGCGAATTCGGCCGGCGAACCGGCCCGTCATTGGTTGCTCGATCCGGAAGTTTTGTTTCTCAACCACGGTTCGTTCGGCGCCTGCCCGGCGGCGGTGCTGGACAGACAGCAGGAATTGCGCCGGTTGATGGAGCGCGAACCGCTGGTGTTTCTCGATCGCGAATACTACGGGCGGCTCGACGAAGCGCGCACGGCCCTGGCGGCCTTCGTCGGGGCGTCGCCCGCGAACCTGGCCTTCGTGCCCAACGCCACCGCCGGCGTCAACGCGGTGGTGCGCTCGTTGCGTTTTCGCCCCGGCGACGAACTGCTGGTGACCGACCAGGCCTACAACGCCTGCAAAAACGCCCTGCACTACGTCGCCCGGCGCGACGGCGCGACGGTCGTCGTGGCGCCGTTGCCGTTTCCGGTCGCCGGGCCCGCCGTCGTGCGCGACGCCGTGCTGGCGAAGGTGACCGGCCGCACCCGCCTGGCGCTGATCGATCACATCACCAGCCCGACCGCGATCATCCTGCCGGTGGCCGAACTGGTCGCCGAACTCGGCCGGCGCGGCGTCGATACGCTGGTCGACGGCGCTCACGCCCCCGGCATGGTGCCGCTGGCGCTCGAGGCGCTGGGCGCGGCCTATTACACCGGCAATTGTCACAAATGGCTCTGCGCGCCGAAGGGCGCGGCCTTTTTGCACGTCCGCGCCGACCGCCAACAAGACCTGCACCCGCTGACCATCAGCCACGGCTACAACGCGCCGGTCGGCGACGGCGAGCGTTTCCAGGTCGAATTCGCCTGGACCGGCACCTTCGACCCGACGCCCTATCTGTGCGTGCCCGAGGCGATCCGCTTCCTGGAACGCCTCGCGCCCGGCGGCTGGCCCGAAATCATGGAGCGCAATCATCGTCTGGCGGTGGCCGGCCGGCGGATTCTCACGGCGGCCCTGGGGATTCCCGCGCCCTGCCCCGAGGAGATGCTCGGCTCGATGGCCGCTTTGCCGTTGCCCGACAGCCCCGAGGAAATCAGCCCGGACTTCCGGCGCGTGCCGCCCTTGCAGGAAAAACTGTTCGCGCGCTACGGCATCGAGATTCCGATCATTCCGTGGCCGGCGCCGCCCCGCCGCCTGATCCGGCTTTCGGCGCAGCTCTACAATACCGAGGAGCAGTATCACCGGCTGGCCGCGGCGGTCGGCGAGTTGCTGTCCGCGGAAGCGCGTTGA
- a CDS encoding radical SAM protein — protein sequence MGATILLIAPRKAGKSPYILQPHLGLGYLAASLRDAGFEPAILDVALADLSPEAVAETARPYDLVGLTAYSCEFTAAAAIARALKADRPARPLIMGGPHFTALPAETMAAIPELTAGILGEGEAALPRLAAALLDDPALFAAATLENLVWRDGETIRLNPRRFPDPAELPAMPAWDLLRPERYPLQPNGIFSREDRVAPIITGRGCPHACRFCASERLFGRRVRRRPAAQVVAEMHYLADRYGFREFHLQDSAMVVHGDYLRELCDSLQAAGRRYWLNLTSGVRLDTMTPELVRLLESAGCYSMALGIESGSDRVLGLMNKHLDTDTIRRQTRMIRENSRIRLTGFFIVGYPGETTADIEATVRLSLELPIDRANFFNFLPLPGTRVFEELREKGALADLSTDRLYIHEFPFAHPSLELRDWKRRIRRANLRFYLRPRIIRGLLGEIRSFSQVKIILRRAASILG from the coding sequence ATGGGCGCCACGATTCTCCTGATCGCGCCGCGCAAGGCAGGAAAATCCCCGTATATCCTGCAGCCGCACCTGGGGTTGGGTTATCTGGCCGCCTCCTTGCGCGACGCCGGTTTTGAACCGGCCATTCTCGACGTCGCCCTGGCCGATCTGTCGCCCGAGGCGGTCGCCGAAACCGCCCGGCCCTACGATCTCGTCGGCCTGACGGCCTATTCCTGCGAATTCACCGCGGCCGCGGCGATCGCCCGCGCGCTGAAAGCCGACCGGCCGGCGCGACCGCTGATCATGGGCGGGCCGCATTTCACCGCCTTGCCGGCCGAAACGATGGCGGCGATTCCGGAACTGACCGCCGGCATCCTGGGGGAGGGCGAAGCCGCCTTGCCCCGCCTGGCCGCGGCGCTGCTGGACGATCCGGCGCTGTTCGCCGCCGCGACGCTGGAAAACCTCGTCTGGCGCGACGGCGAAACGATCCGCCTCAATCCCCGCCGGTTTCCCGATCCGGCGGAACTGCCGGCGATGCCCGCCTGGGATCTGTTGCGGCCGGAGCGCTACCCCCTGCAGCCCAACGGCATTTTTTCCCGCGAGGACCGGGTGGCGCCGATCATCACCGGTCGCGGCTGTCCGCATGCCTGCCGTTTCTGCGCCTCGGAACGGCTGTTCGGCCGGCGGGTGCGGCGACGGCCGGCGGCGCAAGTCGTCGCCGAAATGCATTACCTGGCCGACCGCTACGGCTTCCGCGAATTTCACCTCCAGGACAGCGCGATGGTCGTGCACGGCGACTACTTGCGCGAACTGTGCGACTCCCTGCAAGCGGCGGGACGGCGGTACTGGCTGAATCTGACTTCCGGGGTGCGGCTGGACACCATGACGCCGGAGCTGGTGCGCCTGCTGGAGAGCGCGGGCTGTTACTCGATGGCGTTGGGGATCGAATCGGGCAGCGACCGGGTGCTCGGACTGATGAACAAGCACCTGGATACCGACACGATCCGCCGCCAAACCCGGATGATCCGCGAAAACAGCCGCATCCGCCTGACCGGCTTTTTCATCGTCGGCTATCCGGGCGAAACGACGGCCGACATCGAGGCGACGGTGCGGTTGTCGCTGGAACTGCCGATCGATCGGGCCAATTTTTTCAATTTCCTGCCCCTACCCGGCACCCGCGTTTTCGAGGAACTGCGCGAAAAAGGGGCGCTGGCCGATCTGTCGACCGATCGGCTGTACATCCACGAATTTCCCTTCGCCCATCCCAGCCTGGAATTGCGCGACTGGAAGCGGCGCATCCGCCGCGCCAACCTGCGCTTCTACCTGCGCCCGCGCATCATCCGCGGCCTGCTCGGCGAAATCCGGTCGTTCAGCCAGGTGAAAATCATCCTGCGCCGCGCGGCTTCGATTCTCGGCTGA